In one Campylobacter insulaenigrae NCTC 12927 genomic region, the following are encoded:
- a CDS encoding head-tail adaptor protein, which translates to MNAKALKHRLKIYKKEQIKNEFQELDHEKEVFVKEVFASCKNLIIENKEHNNISCRLYQCEFVIRFLELDMSYFFIFKNEKYEILNMQDEGNNGQFLKIKAKKINENDNN; encoded by the coding sequence ATGAATGCAAAAGCATTAAAACATCGTTTAAAAATATACAAAAAAGAGCAAATTAAGAATGAATTCCAAGAACTAGATCATGAAAAGGAAGTATTTGTTAAAGAAGTTTTTGCAAGTTGTAAAAATTTAATTATAGAAAACAAAGAGCACAATAATATATCTTGTAGGTTGTATCAATGCGAATTTGTAATTAGATTTTTAGAACTTGATATGTCTTATTTTTTTATATTTAAAAATGAAAAGTATGAAATTTTAAATATGCAAGATGAGGGCAATAATGGGCAGTTTTTAAAAATAAAGGCTAAGAAAATAAATGAAAACGATAACAACTAA
- a CDS encoding head-tail connector protein → MIIKELNVPEKTLVDIKELREFLRIDSDVFDENLNQSLKAAITEFENRTNRILVKNNYEISFFNERVVLAPFNSLENAQFKAEFKTNSNVLYCEGSGRMIVSLGYDIAPEDIKLWLKNYCLHAFENTNFPNVSKALINRYKITFF, encoded by the coding sequence ATGATTATCAAAGAATTAAATGTACCTGAAAAAACTCTTGTAGATATTAAAGAATTAAGAGAATTTCTAAGAATAGACAGTGATGTGTTTGATGAAAATTTAAATCAATCCTTGAAGGCTGCCATAACAGAATTTGAAAACAGAACTAATCGTATATTGGTTAAGAATAATTATGAAATATCTTTTTTTAATGAAAGAGTAGTGCTAGCTCCATTTAATTCTTTAGAAAATGCACAATTTAAAGCAGAATTTAAAACAAATTCTAATGTTTTATATTGTGAGGGTAGTGGAAGAATGATTGTAAGCTTAGGTTATGATATAGCACCTGAGGATATAAAACTTTGGCTAAAAAATTATTGTTTGCATGCTTTTGAAAATACAAATTTTCCTAATGTAAGTAAAGCTCTTATAAATAGATACAAAATAACATTTTTTTAA
- a CDS encoding phage major capsid protein, with translation MQKIREDIGALHKQMSELSNKAKDEKRTFSTEEEQKYNQMVKDFESKRNELLRLEEEQKRESFLNEVVSVRLEQNPHPQREDEKDSMKSFVKYLRSGIIDKSLQRDALNESATDKGGVLVPTTLQSKIRSKLTDLSVIRKLATVQKSSTNQDIPILEDISGFGWIDEMANFNEANASFSKLTIGAHKLGGIIKISEELLNDNISNLESFLIRKSAEKIAQTEEEAFIKGDGNKKPAGIINTKTQYELASNSGITSNDVIDAFFTLKSAYRTNASWLVGDDFMKALYKLVDGDGRPLWMPALSSGGYDTILGKKVTYCSSLDGFGASKTPAIFGDFSFYEIWDRETMSFTRLNELYAQNDLVGIKVRSRLDAKLITDEAICKIVTPS, from the coding sequence ATGCAAAAAATAAGAGAAGATATAGGTGCTTTACATAAGCAGATGTCAGAACTTTCTAATAAAGCAAAAGATGAAAAAAGAACATTTAGCACAGAAGAAGAGCAAAAATATAACCAAATGGTTAAAGACTTTGAAAGCAAACGAAATGAGCTTTTAAGGCTTGAAGAAGAACAAAAAAGAGAGAGTTTTTTAAATGAAGTTGTAAGTGTAAGATTGGAACAAAATCCACATCCACAACGAGAAGATGAAAAAGACTCTATGAAATCTTTTGTTAAATACTTAAGAAGCGGAATTATCGATAAATCTTTGCAAAGAGATGCATTAAATGAAAGTGCAACAGATAAAGGTGGAGTTTTAGTTCCTACAACTTTGCAATCAAAAATTAGATCAAAATTAACAGATCTTAGTGTGATTAGAAAACTTGCGACGGTTCAAAAATCATCCACAAATCAAGACATACCAATACTTGAAGATATAAGCGGTTTTGGATGGATTGATGAAATGGCTAATTTTAATGAAGCCAACGCTTCTTTTTCAAAATTAACCATTGGAGCTCACAAACTCGGGGGTATTATTAAGATTAGTGAAGAATTACTAAATGACAATATCTCAAATTTAGAAAGCTTTTTAATTAGAAAAAGTGCTGAAAAAATCGCACAAACAGAGGAAGAAGCATTTATAAAAGGCGATGGAAATAAAAAACCAGCAGGTATTATAAATACAAAAACACAATACGAATTAGCAAGTAATAGCGGTATTACAAGTAATGATGTAATAGATGCGTTTTTTACTCTAAAGAGTGCGTATAGAACTAATGCTTCTTGGCTTGTAGGGGATGATTTTATGAAAGCACTTTATAAGTTAGTAGATGGTGATGGTAGGCCTTTGTGGATGCCAGCACTTAGTTCAGGTGGATATGACACTATTTTAGGTAAAAAAGTGACTTATTGTTCTTCTTTAGATGGTTTTGGTGCAAGTAAAACTCCTGCTATTTTTGGTGATTTTAGTTTTTATGAAATTTGGGATAGAGAAACTATGAGCTTTACAAGATTAAATGAGCTTTATGCTCAAAATGATTTAGTTGGGATTAAAGTTAGATCAAGACTTGATGCAAAACTAATTACAGATGAAGCAATTTGTAAAATTGTAACCCCATCTTAA
- a CDS encoding phage portal protein has translation MLDKIKSFFKTQKRNQDYHALEFLSEEKVNSDELSAVIAAISNISETIASLPLNLYKKEKNGSVLATNHPLFDLIKIAPNETMTPFTLIEAFMVQMLIYGNGFLYPMRRRNGQIFSIELIQNKDILLFKQSGKYFYSAYSSNGSVVLSYDEMVNVPYHTKDGVNGIAPLRKSKTTAKLATAIEQHGLSFFQNGAFTSGVITVPNELSDQAYDRLKKSFKENYSQKKAYNISILESGSTFTQTTSANKDSQFIESKQFQIIEIARLFNIPPHKLGDLSRATFSNIEQQETNYMVQTITPLTTKIEQAFNRFLLTKSEWGKYYFKFNINAILRADSASRWESYTKALNNGVMSINEVRALEEMNPITNGNEHFVALNLGKLNELKDEVWKK, from the coding sequence ATGTTAGATAAAATAAAATCATTTTTTAAAACACAAAAAAGAAATCAAGATTATCATGCCTTAGAGTTCCTTTCAGAAGAAAAGGTAAATTCTGATGAGCTTTCGGCTGTAATTGCAGCTATATCAAACATAAGCGAAACCATAGCTTCTTTACCACTAAATTTATACAAAAAAGAAAAAAATGGCTCTGTATTAGCCACTAATCATCCTTTGTTTGATCTTATAAAAATTGCACCAAATGAAACCATGACACCATTTACACTTATAGAGGCTTTTATGGTGCAAATGCTAATTTATGGAAATGGCTTTTTATATCCTATGCGAAGAAGAAATGGACAAATTTTCTCCATAGAACTTATACAAAACAAAGATATTTTGCTGTTTAAACAAAGTGGAAAATACTTTTATAGTGCATACTCTAGTAATGGCAGTGTTGTTTTAAGTTATGATGAAATGGTCAATGTTCCATATCATACAAAAGATGGTGTCAATGGAATAGCACCTTTAAGAAAAAGTAAAACCACAGCAAAGTTAGCTACAGCCATAGAGCAACATGGACTTAGCTTTTTTCAAAATGGTGCTTTTACAAGTGGTGTTATTACTGTTCCAAATGAGCTTAGTGATCAAGCATATGATAGATTGAAAAAATCATTTAAAGAAAATTATAGTCAAAAGAAAGCTTATAACATATCCATTTTAGAAAGTGGTTCTACATTTACTCAAACTACAAGTGCAAATAAAGATAGTCAATTTATAGAAAGCAAGCAATTTCAGATTATAGAAATTGCAAGATTATTTAATATACCACCGCATAAGCTAGGAGATCTTTCTAGAGCAACATTTTCTAATATAGAACAACAAGAAACAAACTACATGGTTCAAACAATCACGCCTCTTACTACAAAAATAGAACAAGCATTTAATCGCTTTTTGCTTACTAAAAGCGAATGGGGAAAATATTATTTTAAATTTAACATCAATGCTATTTTAAGAGCTGATAGCGCTTCAAGATGGGAAAGCTATACAAAAGCTTTAAATAATGGAGTTATGAGTATTAACGAGGTTAGAGCATTAGAGGAAATGAACCCAATTACCAATGGAAATGAGCATTTTGTAGCATTAAATTTAGGAAAATTAAATGAACTAAAGGATGAGGTTTGGAAAAAATAG
- a CDS encoding KAP family P-loop domain protein — protein sequence MNKIDNIANFLDSNSKKCLAINGSWGIGKTHLWKQVEEKINADKKVVYIDLFGKESYKQILEEIVFKLYGTYNSITEKASNIVSKLIEKASCEFIKIEPNAIFSFAKKDDFNNIIVCFDNIERRTDNLSLKEILGLVNLLKEEKECNVVVIFHEEELKEQDSNLAKNNKEKQTKQYNSKNWYRIYKEKVIDCEITIKDNDEVAKAIIKDKVNKYTKITDEIRNIIENIIFERYKEQCNGNLRLLYHALEHIDYFNTQCFLLFCKYDNKKTFSDALKLSYKSLISKTKKYLSITIEKNEFSSNYHLYEQYLKNMFYLSKEEKYQLRRDFYQTLKIDLYYKLQNCKIEYLVGNLNDEQFVKDIENSLLKIDFYSKNGMTHFPYGFYQILLSTYTQITNKKLSNIEEKINKHYIKALVMEELEFDFRDDYKSDKDLLKLLKDEKWKRYYEDTKEKYKTGKYENINAFINSYENIESSFYPEAIKQYNFFKREELVQLFKNNNDFCKKFFNHFSMNMVASHKFDDDLNNNLFQAYLDFLDLDENKIKKSVVLEYINSQNSVLRKLLIE from the coding sequence ATGAATAAGATTGATAATATTGCAAATTTTTTAGATAGCAACTCTAAAAAATGTTTGGCTATAAATGGGTCTTGGGGTATAGGTAAAACTCATCTATGGAAACAAGTTGAAGAAAAAATAAATGCAGATAAAAAAGTTGTTTATATCGATCTTTTTGGTAAAGAAAGTTATAAGCAAATATTAGAAGAAATAGTTTTTAAATTATATGGAACTTATAATTCTATTACAGAAAAAGCTTCCAATATTGTAAGCAAGCTTATAGAAAAAGCAAGTTGTGAGTTTATAAAAATAGAACCTAATGCTATTTTTTCTTTTGCTAAAAAAGATGATTTTAATAATATTATTGTATGTTTTGATAACATAGAAAGAAGAACTGATAATCTTTCTTTGAAAGAAATTTTAGGACTTGTAAATTTACTTAAAGAAGAAAAAGAATGCAATGTTGTTGTGATTTTTCATGAGGAAGAATTAAAAGAACAAGATAGCAATCTGGCTAAAAACAATAAAGAAAAACAGACTAAACAATACAATAGTAAAAACTGGTATCGAATATACAAAGAGAAGGTTATTGATTGTGAAATAACCATAAAAGACAATGATGAAGTAGCAAAGGCAATTATCAAAGATAAAGTAAATAAATATACTAAAATTACAGATGAGATAAGAAATATTATTGAAAATATTATTTTCGAAAGATATAAAGAACAATGTAATGGAAATCTAAGATTATTATATCATGCCTTAGAGCATATAGATTATTTTAACACGCAATGTTTTTTATTGTTTTGTAAGTATGATAATAAAAAAACATTTTCAGATGCTCTAAAATTAAGTTATAAATCATTAATATCTAAAACTAAAAAATATCTTTCTATTACAATAGAAAAAAATGAATTTTCCTCAAACTACCATCTTTATGAACAATACCTAAAAAATATGTTTTATTTAAGTAAAGAAGAAAAATATCAACTAAGACGCGATTTTTATCAAACTTTAAAAATTGATCTTTATTATAAACTTCAAAACTGCAAGATAGAATATTTAGTAGGTAATTTAAACGATGAGCAATTCGTAAAAGATATTGAAAATTCACTTTTAAAAATAGATTTTTATTCAAAAAATGGAATGACACACTTTCCTTATGGTTTTTATCAAATTTTACTTTCAACCTACACACAAATTACAAATAAAAAATTAAGCAACATAGAAGAAAAAATCAATAAACACTATATAAAAGCTCTTGTTATGGAAGAATTAGAATTTGATTTTCGCGATGATTATAAATCAGATAAAGATCTTTTAAAATTATTAAAAGATGAAAAATGGAAGCGTTATTATGAAGATACCAAAGAAAAATACAAAACAGGCAAGTATGAAAATATTAATGCTTTTATTAATAGCTATGAAAATATAGAAAGTAGTTTTTATCCTGAAGCGATTAAGCAATATAATTTTTTTAAAAGAGAAGAATTGGTACAGCTATTTAAAAATAATAACGATTTTTGTAAGAAATTTTTTAATCATTTTTCTATGAATATGGTTGCAAGTCATAAATTTGATGATGATTTAAATAATAATTTATTTCAAGCTTATTTAGATTTTTTAGATTTAGATGAAAATAAAATAAAAAAAAGTGTTGTTTTAGAATATATAAATTCACAAAATAGTGTATTAAGAAAGCTACTAATAGAATAA
- a CDS encoding S24 family peptidase, whose protein sequence is MQMQEVIEKLKDILASEGKRELKTKDIAKELGIHPDTFNSMKFRNSIPYAHILNFLEKRNISINYFFYGSSPKDQLECEYKYKILKLYKTNASLGGGGINDILDFENILIDQKILDFFKTKDCELITCYGESMEPIIKDKSICVIDRNKTFKNKSICVINTKDGLFIKQVLKQDNGVILHSLNHLYKDIFYKNGDFLLVGVVVGEFSKI, encoded by the coding sequence ATGCAAATGCAAGAAGTAATTGAGAAGTTAAAAGATATACTTGCAAGTGAAGGTAAGCGTGAATTAAAAACAAAAGATATAGCTAAAGAATTAGGTATCCACCCAGACACTTTTAATTCTATGAAATTTAGAAACTCCATTCCCTATGCACACATTTTAAACTTCTTAGAAAAAAGAAACATTAGTATTAATTACTTCTTTTATGGAAGCTCTCCAAAAGATCAATTAGAATGTGAATACAAATATAAAATTTTAAAACTATATAAAACCAATGCTAGTTTAGGTGGAGGTGGGATTAATGATATTTTAGATTTTGAAAACATATTAATAGATCAAAAGATATTAGATTTTTTTAAAACAAAAGATTGTGAGCTTATTACTTGCTATGGTGAGAGTATGGAACCAATTATCAAAGATAAAAGTATTTGTGTAATAGATAGAAATAAAACTTTTAAAAACAAAAGTATTTGTGTAATTAATACTAAAGATGGACTTTTTATCAAACAAGTTTTAAAACAAGATAATGGAGTAATTTTACACTCTTTAAACCATTTATATAAAGACATATTTTATAAAAATGGAGATTTTTTATTAGTTGGAGTGGTAGTTGGAGAGTTTTCTAAAATCTAA
- a CDS encoding DNA adenine methylase, giving the protein MNTINKFLKTSPLIKPTQTKLKAAFAWVGGKNYLAKEIIALMPEHKTYIEVFGGALSVFYQKSPSKIEVINDINNELINLHLCIRNKPQSLNNVLNSLFVSRKIFAMIKNKELKPKNDIERAAFYFYLISTSFGSSMGQFAMSKQRAPKRLLRDFSLHTQRLKHTSIENKSFEYILKEYDYNEALFYLDPPYVGTENYYKNTNGFGIKEHKLLNELLKNIKGKFMLSYNDCELVRELYKGFNIKELKIRYSLNNNVLKRKESKEVLIMNF; this is encoded by the coding sequence ATGAACACTATAAACAAATTTCTAAAAACTAGCCCATTAATTAAACCTACACAAACCAAACTAAAAGCTGCTTTTGCTTGGGTTGGTGGTAAAAACTATTTAGCTAAAGAAATCATTGCTTTAATGCCAGAGCATAAAACTTATATAGAAGTCTTTGGTGGAGCTTTAAGTGTTTTTTATCAAAAAAGCCCATCAAAAATAGAAGTTATTAATGATATAAATAACGAGCTTATCAATTTACACCTTTGCATAAGAAACAAACCTCAAAGTTTAAATAATGTATTAAATTCTTTATTTGTAAGTAGAAAGATATTTGCAATGATAAAAAATAAAGAATTAAAACCAAAAAATGATATAGAAAGAGCTGCTTTTTATTTTTATCTTATAAGCACTTCTTTTGGATCAAGTATGGGACAATTTGCTATGAGTAAGCAAAGAGCGCCAAAAAGATTACTTAGAGATTTTAGCTTACACACACAAAGGCTTAAGCATACTAGCATTGAAAATAAAAGCTTTGAATATATTTTAAAAGAATATGATTACAATGAGGCTTTATTTTATTTAGATCCACCTTATGTGGGAACTGAGAACTATTATAAAAACACTAATGGTTTTGGAATAAAAGAACATAAACTATTAAATGAATTGCTAAAAAATATCAAGGGTAAATTTATGCTTTCTTATAATGACTGTGAGCTTGTAAGAGAGCTTTATAAAGGCTTTAATATCAAAGAATTAAAGATAAGATATTCTTTAAATAACAATGTTTTAAAAAGAAAAGAAAGTAAGGAGGTTTTGATAATGAACTTTTAA
- a CDS encoding terminase large subunit codes for MNDIKLRSREDILNYAKKYIKAKNEEFQNSPFYIDTKIALNAVVFVSLLKHTDGELAGKPFVLLNFQIEFIIDIIATYSKEKNARRYSYALLFIPRKNGKTELIGAILLYFLFVDKEKGKKIYCAANETEQAKLVFNAASSMISQERHLNDICYQYKTYREIRKKNTKFEDFIKVLTATSETKDGLRPYVFIYDELHAAKDGKLYKVLEEGTASRSNSLCIVISTAGYNQNSEMKKQYDYCKKVACGIINDPSTYSKIYEPSENDDWHDEKVWAKVNPALGYGVKIEKLREYYEKAKSNANDEVSFKTKHLNIWTSNAGAFVKDDDFMKCNLGKINLTSDVFMGIDLSATTDLTALAIICEIDKILHVDFKFYAPRLCAEQRSRRDKVPYLEWARLGYLTLTPGNSVDYDMLIEDIICFSKTLNIKMIGYDPWNSTEVAKKLSEENLECVQIRQGFASISEPLKEYQIRVLKQTINHNANPIFRWCNNNLVIDKDARENIKPDKKKSSERIDAISALVTAIATKNTFAKPQESIYEKRGIRSL; via the coding sequence TGTGTCTTTATTAAAACATACCGATGGAGAATTAGCAGGAAAGCCATTTGTTCTTTTAAACTTTCAAATAGAATTTATAATAGATATTATCGCCACATATTCAAAAGAAAAAAATGCTAGGAGATATTCTTATGCCTTATTATTTATTCCGCGAAAAAATGGCAAAACAGAGCTTATAGGAGCTATTTTACTTTATTTTCTTTTTGTAGATAAAGAAAAAGGAAAGAAAATATATTGTGCGGCAAATGAAACTGAACAAGCAAAATTAGTTTTTAATGCAGCTTCATCTATGATAAGTCAAGAAAGGCACTTAAATGATATATGCTATCAATACAAGACTTATAGGGAAATCCGTAAAAAAAATACAAAATTTGAAGATTTTATAAAGGTTTTGACAGCCACTAGCGAAACTAAAGATGGATTAAGACCTTATGTTTTTATTTACGATGAGCTTCATGCTGCAAAAGATGGAAAATTATACAAGGTTTTAGAAGAAGGAACAGCAAGTCGTTCTAATTCTCTTTGCATAGTAATATCCACAGCAGGTTATAATCAAAATTCAGAGATGAAAAAACAATATGATTATTGTAAAAAGGTTGCTTGTGGTATTATAAATGATCCCTCTACATACTCTAAAATTTACGAACCAAGTGAAAATGATGATTGGCATGATGAAAAAGTGTGGGCAAAAGTAAATCCTGCTTTAGGGTATGGAGTTAAGATAGAAAAATTAAGAGAGTATTATGAAAAAGCAAAATCAAATGCAAATGATGAGGTTAGTTTTAAGACAAAGCATTTAAATATATGGACTTCAAATGCTGGTGCTTTTGTAAAAGATGATGATTTTATGAAGTGTAATCTTGGAAAAATAAATTTAACTTCTGATGTTTTTATGGGAATAGACCTTTCAGCTACGACAGATTTGACTGCACTAGCTATAATCTGCGAAATTGATAAAATTTTACATGTTGACTTTAAATTTTATGCTCCTAGACTATGTGCTGAGCAAAGAAGTAGAAGAGATAAGGTTCCATATTTAGAATGGGCTAGGCTTGGGTATTTGACTTTAACACCAGGTAATAGTGTAGATTATGATATGTTGATAGAAGATATTATTTGTTTTAGTAAAACACTTAATATCAAAATGATAGGTTATGATCCTTGGAATAGCACTGAAGTAGCCAAAAAACTTAGTGAAGAAAACTTAGAATGCGTACAAATTAGACAAGGTTTTGCAAGTATAAGCGAACCGCTAAAAGAGTATCAAATAAGAGTATTAAAACAAACTATAAACCATAATGCAAATCCTATTTTTAGATGGTGTAATAATAATTTGGTAATAGATAAAGATGCAAGGGAAAATATAAAACCTGATAAGAAAAAATCAAGCGAAAGAATAGATGCAATTTCAGCTTTAGTAACTGCTATAGCAACCAAAAATACCTTTGCAAAACCACAAGAAAGTATTTATGAAAAACGGGGTATTAGGAGCTTGTAA